The window TCCGGCTACGAGGTGGTGCACGCCGCCCAGCAGCAGCCCTACCAGCCGGCCACCGCGGTGCTCACCGCCTTCCCCGACCTGGGCGGCTCCTGGCAGCGCGCCGGCGCCCACACCATGCTGGTCAAGCCGGTGAACGCGCGCGACCTGCTGCGCCAGATCGAGGTGCTGCTCATCCGCCACGAGGACGAAAAGCGGCGCCCCCACAAGGCTCCCGACGACGACGCACGCCCCGGGGCCTCCCGCCGCGTCAGCTAGCTACCGTTTCAGCGCCGCTTCCCAGTTGGAATAAATGGTG is drawn from Terriglobales bacterium and contains these coding sequences:
- a CDS encoding response regulator, which translates into the protein SGYEVVHAAQQQPYQPATAVLTAFPDLGGSWQRAGAHTMLVKPVNARDLLRQIEVLLIRHEDEKRRPHKAPDDDARPGASRRVS